AGCATTTAGGCCATGACCAATCACCTGCTCAAACTTGATATCCTCTGGCAGGTGAGACACCCAACTACTCATCAAATCTAAGAGGGTAAATCCAGGTTGGAGATGCTGTCGGTACAGATCAGTGAGTTGTTGAATAAACCCATCATCAACATGGGTGACAAAGCGCGGATAATCGTAGAAAGACTGATCATCACCGTTGTCTAGCTTGGTTCGTTGATGGGGTTGCAGCGACATAGTCAGGGCAAAATACACTCCAGAGATTTCCCTTAGCCTTCATCACAAAGACTGAGGTTAAGCCTAAGGCTTACCTCAAAGTGTAAAAGAATATGATTCACAGGTGTGTTGCCTCCTATTCGTTAGGCTAGAGCACCCTGGATATTATGTAAGAACCATGCCTAACCTAGAGACGCTTACACAGCAGGAGTCGTTTAGGAGACGCAAAAAAGATATTTGGCCAAGCAGGTGGGCTGTCTACGAGCTGATAACCCGCTTTGGCATACAGTCGACGGGCAGGGGTATTGTCATCCATGACATGAAGATATAGACGAGGATGTCCCCACTGGCGAACCAGTTCTTCACAGGCAAACAAGAGCTGTTTACCCACTCCCTGACAACGACATTGAGAGGCCACCGCTAGGTTGGAGATATAAGGCACAGACGGCGCAAAGGGCAACCAAGGCGACAAGGATTTCAGGGCTACCTCAACGGTGCCAACGAGTTCTGACTCTACGGACACATCCTGGGCAACCTGAGCGCCAATCAAACTCGTAAACGGCATTAGGCGAACGCTGTAACGGGATTGGAGATCGTGAAAGATACCCATTTGCATGATGGGATTAAACCACGATTGCCACCCATCCTGGGGATAAAAACACCGACAAAGAAGGGCTGCCACCTCAGACAAATCTTGCTGTTTTAAAGTACGCAGTCGAAAAGAGGCATCTACTCGACTGATATATCGAGCGCCGTCAATGGCGGAGTCTTTGGACCGAAAAATACCTAAATCTGCCACGATTTTCTATAGAATCTGCACGAAACAATCTAAGTCTTAAAGCAGGAATGCCAGCCATTATAAGGCGATCCACCTAGGGAAAGCCTTACAATTTCTTTACGGAGTATCCGAGTCTTTAGGGGCGGTACTTGCAGACGTTCCATCGTCCGTTTCCACGTCCAGTTCACTCAAGGCAGCCTGGATTTCAGGGGTCGCAAATACGACTTTCGTATCGGCAATCAATTTTTCGCCCCAGAGATTTTCCTCTAGGAAAGCCACCTTGCCATAGCGTCCATCCAGTTTCAGGGCAGACATGGCTAGGGATACCCCTTCTTCTTTATCTCCTTCAACATAGGTGGCGACCGCCAGAGCTAGCTTCGGTTCACCGGATTTTTCATCAATCTCGAT
The Acaryochloris marina S15 genome window above contains:
- a CDS encoding N-acetyltransferase; the encoded protein is MADLGIFRSKDSAIDGARYISRVDASFRLRTLKQQDLSEVAALLCRCFYPQDGWQSWFNPIMQMGIFHDLQSRYSVRLMPFTSLIGAQVAQDVSVESELVGTVEVALKSLSPWLPFAPSVPYISNLAVASQCRCQGVGKQLLFACEELVRQWGHPRLYLHVMDDNTPARRLYAKAGYQLVDSPPAWPNIFFASPKRLLLCKRL